A DNA window from Hordeum vulgare subsp. vulgare chromosome 1H, MorexV3_pseudomolecules_assembly, whole genome shotgun sequence contains the following coding sequences:
- the LOC123427285 gene encoding auxin-responsive protein IAA16-like isoform X1, producing MAWKGSRDEEERGLELSLGLPGYFSGSPGQEGLEEKGGRRGAAGTGAGAKGRSNGTKPSRPSAAAPVVGWPPVRSFRRNLASSSSKPPPAELRHGAGGKADGCIYKGQFVKINMDGIPIGRKVDLKAHDSYGKLAAAVDHLFEGLLAAQRDESSCAGEKPAAITGLLDGSGEYTLVYEDDEGDQMLVGDVPWDMFIATAKRLRVLRSSDLNASSLRAAVSRKRGAAEC from the exons atggcttGGAAGGGGTCGAGGGACGAGGAAGAGAGGGGGCTTGAGCTGAGCCTCGGCCTGCCTGGCTACTTCTCCGGATCACCAGGCCAAGAAG GCTTGGAGGAGAAGGGAGGCCGCCGTGGAGCTGCTGGTACTGGAGCTGGAGCAAAGGGAAGAAGCAACGGCACCAAGCCAAG CAGGccgtcggccgccgctccggtcgTCGGGTGGCCTCCTGTACGTTCCTTCCGGCGGAACCTCGCCTCCTCCTCGTCCAAACCGCCGCCCGCCGAGCTACGCCATGGTGCCGGCGGCAAGGCTGATGGCTGCATCTACAAGGGCCAATTCGTGAAGATCAACATGGACGGCATCCCCATCGGCCGGAAGGTGGACCTTAAGGCGCACGACAGCTACGgcaagctcgccgccgccgtcgaccacctcttcgagGGCCTCCTCGCCG CTCAAAGGGACGAGAGCTCCTGCGCGGGGGAGAAGCCTGCGGCGATAACAGGGCTGCTCGACGGCAGCGGTGAGTACACTCTGGTGTACGAGGACGACGAGGGCGACCAGATGCTGGTTGGAGACGTCCCATGGGA CATGTTCATCGCCACCGCGAAGAGGCTGCGCGTGCTGCGGAGCTCGGATCTCAACGCGTCCTCG CTACGAGCGGCGGTGAGCCGGAAGAGGGGAGCGGCCGAGTGCTGA
- the LOC123427285 gene encoding auxin-responsive protein IAA16-like isoform X2 → MAWKGSRDEEERGLELSLGLPGYFSGSPGQEGLEEKGGRRGAAGTGAGAKGRSNGTKPRPSAAAPVVGWPPVRSFRRNLASSSSKPPPAELRHGAGGKADGCIYKGQFVKINMDGIPIGRKVDLKAHDSYGKLAAAVDHLFEGLLAAQRDESSCAGEKPAAITGLLDGSGEYTLVYEDDEGDQMLVGDVPWDMFIATAKRLRVLRSSDLNASSLRAAVSRKRGAAEC, encoded by the exons atggcttGGAAGGGGTCGAGGGACGAGGAAGAGAGGGGGCTTGAGCTGAGCCTCGGCCTGCCTGGCTACTTCTCCGGATCACCAGGCCAAGAAG GCTTGGAGGAGAAGGGAGGCCGCCGTGGAGCTGCTGGTACTGGAGCTGGAGCAAAGGGAAGAAGCAACGGCACCAAGCCAAG GccgtcggccgccgctccggtcgTCGGGTGGCCTCCTGTACGTTCCTTCCGGCGGAACCTCGCCTCCTCCTCGTCCAAACCGCCGCCCGCCGAGCTACGCCATGGTGCCGGCGGCAAGGCTGATGGCTGCATCTACAAGGGCCAATTCGTGAAGATCAACATGGACGGCATCCCCATCGGCCGGAAGGTGGACCTTAAGGCGCACGACAGCTACGgcaagctcgccgccgccgtcgaccacctcttcgagGGCCTCCTCGCCG CTCAAAGGGACGAGAGCTCCTGCGCGGGGGAGAAGCCTGCGGCGATAACAGGGCTGCTCGACGGCAGCGGTGAGTACACTCTGGTGTACGAGGACGACGAGGGCGACCAGATGCTGGTTGGAGACGTCCCATGGGA CATGTTCATCGCCACCGCGAAGAGGCTGCGCGTGCTGCGGAGCTCGGATCTCAACGCGTCCTCG CTACGAGCGGCGGTGAGCCGGAAGAGGGGAGCGGCCGAGTGCTGA